Part of the Permianibacter fluminis genome, ACCGGATTCTGCAGCGCTGGCTACGCCGCTACCCTGAAAGGCTCTTTCTGGTTGCCACGCCACGCCGGGCTCAGGACAGCTGATTGCAGGTGCTACGTGCCGTAACGCGCTCAGTAAATCGACACCGTCGCTTACAGTGTCCTTTTTTATTTGTTCGTTTTTTCACCCGATGTCAGCCGCCGGGAAACTATTCCTAGCTCAACACAGTGTGGTTCGTTGGCGGTGACTGTCATGCACCCGTTGGCACGCCAACGAAAGGCCAAAAATCGACCAACTCCCGCATCGTCTCGCCGTTCTTCAGCGTCATCACCATTTCTGCTCGCCCAATGATCACTGTGAGCATTTGCTTACAGTGATCAAAGAAAAGCACCTTTGCCTAGCCTCAGGCGTCTCATTAGAATGTCGCCGCTCATTCCGGAGCATACGTTTGAAACAGGGAAGCATAATGAAAAAATTTGCCGTGATAGCGCTGGCTATGGGCCTTTCTCCACTGGTAGCAGCAGAACAATACGTTCAGGTCCAGATTGGTCAGGCATCAACGGATAGCGTTGCAGATTTTTGCGATTACCTCGATGCGGTCACATCTGGTACACCTGGTGTTTCCACGAAATGCGATGATAAAGACACCACCTATCGCATTTCGTATGGCTATATGATCGATGACATGTTCGCGGTCGAAGGTGGCTATCAGGATCTGGGCACTGCCGAAGCCAAGGCATCCGCCGGGCCCGATTCGGTTCGTTTCATGACGGACACCAAGGGTTATGATGTAACTGGCGTTGCCCGCTGGAAGTTGAACGACGAATTTACTTTGGTCGGTCGTCTCGGCGTGATGTACTGGGAACAAGATTTTGATTACAAGTCGAACAGTACGTCACTTTACAGCGACGATGACAGCGGCACATCATTCCTTTACGGCATTGGTGCTGAATACATGATGCTATCGTTCAGCTACGAAATCATCGACCAGGTCGGTGACAATAAATTGGAAGGCTTCGACATCGGCGATGACGTAGGTCGCTTCAGCTTGGGTGCGAAGTTCACCTTCTAAGCCGAGTTGTTGTAAAAGAAAGGGGCCGCTGGCCCCTTTCTTTTATCCGAGTTTCAGATGATCGGTTTTCGGCGGTGGCGGTGGCGCTTTCTTTTCGCTGGTGTCGAGCACGGCGCCAACTTCAGCAATGGTGATGCCAGAAATATCGCCGATCTTGACCGGCTCGACTGCGCGCTGTGCGCCCAGCGTGGCGCCGACTTCGGCAACCGAGAGATCCGACAGATCCGGTTCCGGTAGCGGGATCAGCTCGCGCGGTGTGCCGATGTCGGCACCGACTTCCGCCAGCGTGATCGACGAAATATCACCGACCGGCACCGGCACGACATCCTGATGTTCGGCCATGTCGGCACCGACTGGCGCCAGCGACAGGGCGCTCAGATCAATTGGCGGCGGCACCGGCGGCGCCGGACGCAAACCCAGCAGATCGGTTCCGACCGGTGCCAGTGACCAACTGTCGCTGGCTTTGCGCGCCACACTCGGGCCGCCTTCCTGTTGCTTGAAACGGGCCAGCGCACCGGCTTCCTTCAGCGCGGCGATGTAACGCAGCGCGGCCGGGTAATCGAGATCTTTTTTGATGGTGACCGGTTGCCCGCTGAACAGGCGTTCAATGGCTTCCGGTTTGGCCTTGAACAGGTTGGCGACATTGGCCTTGACCTCGGCCAGATCGCGACCCGGCACAATCCGGCCGTCAAACACCACTTCGAAGAAGCCTTCCATCGCTGCCCTACCTCGCTGCTGTCGGCGCTGGCACTGTTGGCTGTCTTATTGCCCGGCGCTCGATTACGCTTGGATTGTAGCGCGGTATGCCGCACAAAACATGCCGGAGATTCAGCCATGCGGGAAACCGGGCAATGAACAGCGAATTGACCATCAGCCTGCCGGGCTGGGTTCGCGACGAGGTCGATTTTGGCCAGCGCTATCCGGATGATCCGTCCCGCATGGCGCTGGCCGTGCAGCTGGCTCGCCGCAATGTGGAACAGGACAGCGGTGGCCCGTTCGGCGCGGCCATCTTTGATCAGCATAGCGGTGAGCTGCTCAGCGTTGGGGTCAACCGGGTGGTGCCGCTGCACAACTGCACACTGCATGCCGAAATGCTGGCGTTCATGTTTGCCCAGCAGCGGGTCGGCAGCCACAGCCTGAATCAGCCGGGGCAACCATCGCGAACGCTTTACACCTCGTGCTCGCCCTGCGCGATGTGTCTAGGCGCCAGCCTGTGGAGCGGCGTCCGCCGCATTGTCATCGCCGCTCGGCGCGAAGATGCGCAGGCGATTGGCTTTGAAGAAGGCCCGGTGTTTCCGGCATCAGAACAGTATCTGCGCGAACGCGGCATGGTGATTGATCACGATGTTCTGCGCGACGAAGGCCGCGCCGTGCTGCAACGTTATGCCGAGCTGGATCGGCTGCGCTACAACGGCTGAACGCAATCATGGCGGCGACGCCACGCAGCGTTCGCTTTAGCCGCGGCAGTTACTCAGCTAATGCGCCGGTACATCAAATCCCAGACACCATGACCGAGCCGATGACCGCGGGCTTCGAACTTGGTCAGTGGCCGTGAAGTCGGCCGTGGCACGTAATCACCGGTGGCGGATTCGTTCTGATAACCCTCGGCGACATTCATCACATCACGCATGTGCTCGGCGTAATTTTCCCAGTCGGTGGCCATGTGAAAGATGCCGCCGATTTTCAGTTTCCGGCGCATCAACTGGGCAAATTCCGTCTGGACAATGCGGCGCTTGTGGTGGCGCGCTTTCGGCCACGGATCGGGAAAGAACAATTGCACCCGCTTGAACACACCATCGGCCAAACAGCGGTTCAGCACCTCGATGGCGTCTTCTTCATACACCCGCAGATTGGTCACTTTTGCCGTTTGCGCCGCGGTCAGGCAGGCGCCAACGCCGGGACGATGCACTTCGATGCCGAGGAAATTGATTTCGGGATGGGCGCTGGCCTGTTGCACCAATGATTGGCCCATGCCAAAACCGATTTCCAACCAGGTGGGATGGTCATTGCCAAACCAGTCGGACAGGGCGATGGGGCCGTCGGCAACGTGGCGCCCCCATTGCGGCAGCAGCATGTCGATTGCGGCTTTCTGCCGATCGGTGAACCGACCTTCACGGCGAACAAAGCTACGGATGTGGCGCAGCGGGCGGCGATCTTCGGTGCGGGCGATATCGGAATTATCGGTGGGTGCCATGATGTCATTGCGGTCCGTTCACCCTTAGCCTGTCGAAGGGTGAACTGAAAAGTCGAGAGCCCGTTCATGCTTCGACAAGCTCAGCACGAACGGTGTCGGGTTAGGCTAAAGCTCGATCAGAAAATCGTGCCGTCAATTGGCGATGACGCACTCGCATACAACTTGCGCGGCATCCGGCCGGCACGAAAGGCTTCGCGGCCCGCTTCGATCGCTTTGCGCATCGCACTCGCCATCAGCACCGGATCTTTCGCCGCGGCGATCGCAGTGTTCATCAGCACGCCGTCGCAGCCGAGTTCCATCGCGATGGCGGCATCGCTGGCAGTGCCGACGCCGGCGTCGACCAGAATCGGCACCTTGGCATTATCGAGAATCAGTTTGATGTTGTAGGGGTTGCGGATGCCGAGCCCGGAGCCGATTGGCGCGGCCAATGGCATCACAGCGATGCAACCGAGATCTTCGAGTTTTTTCGCGGTGATCGGATCATCGCTGGTATAGGCCATGACCTTGAAACCGTCCTTGACCAGTTTAGCAGCCGCTTTCAGTGTTTCCGGAATATCCGGATACAGGGTTTTCTGATCGCCGAGCACTTCCAGTTTGACCAGATCGTGACCATCCAATAATTCGCGCGCCAACCGGCAGGTGCGCACGGCATCGTCAGCGGTGTAGCAACCGGCAGTGTTCGGCAAAATGGTGTATCGCGACGGCGGAATGACATCGAGCAGGTTCGGCTCGTTCGGGTTCTGGCCAATGTTGGTGCGGCGGATGGCAACGGTGACGATTTCAGCGCCGCTCGCTTCGATGGCGGCGCGCGTCTCGGCCAGATCCTTGTACTTGCCGGTGCCGACCAGCAGGCGCGAGTGATAGGTTTTGCCTGCCAGTACAAACGAATCGGTCGTGCTCATCTGCGTTGCTGCTCCAGTGCAGGGTGACTGTGGCCAGTCACCGGAATTCGATGGGGAAACGGCTAATCGCCGGTACCGACTCAACCACCGCCGATGGCATGGACAATCTCGATACGATCACCCGGCTGCAGGCGCTGCTCGCCATGGCGCGATCGCGGCAGGATGTCGCCGTTCAGCTCGACCGCCACCCGCTTGCCGGCCAGTTGTTCACGGCTCAGCAAATCGGCGACGGTCAGGTCGGCTTCCAGCTCATGGGTTTGGCCATTCAGGACGATTTGCATGGGACGGACGGGACAGCCAGCTGGCGTAGCGGTTCGGGGGCCTGGCATGATACCAGCGTCGGCAGTGCGGTCGAAGCGCGGGCGATGTCGGGATCTTTTACAGCTACCACCCGGGCGAACACCGACCGGGCCGCGCAAACCGCTGATCTCTCGGCGTTTGCCGATCATGGCACGGCACATGCTTTTACAGGTCAGCCATAGATATAAACGCTCCCGAGCGTGACACCGACGTACGCGCAGCAAGCGCGATGACAGCCCCGCTCCGCAGTGGGGCACCCTGTAGGGAAACAAAGGCGTATTCGCATGAGCGACCAGATCAAGCCTGTAGCGGGCACTCAAGACGCTGCCACCCCAGCCGAACTGAACGGAGCCGAGCCGGCCCCGACCAATACCCGCCGTAACCTGCTGCTGGGCGCCCTGGCGACCCCGGTGTTGATGGCAGTGGCCTCCAAGCCGGTGCTGGCCGGTCAGCTGTGCGCGCCATCGGGCTTTGCCTCAGGCAATACCTCGGCGGTGGACAACCCTTCCGCCTGCAACGGTCTGTCGCCGGGCTACTGGAAAACCCATTCCAACTGGCCGTCGCCGTACACCCCCAACCAGAAATTCCACAGCGTGTTTGCCGGCAACTACTTCGGCACCAAAACCATGCTGCAAGTGCTGAGCACCGGCGGTGGCGGCCTGCAGATGCTGGGCCGGCATTGCGTTGGCAGCTTGCTGAACGCGGCGCTCGGTCCGCTCGGTTATGTGATGACCGAAGAAGAAGTCAAAGCCATCTGGGCGCAATGCGTCGCGACGGCACCAAGCTCGGTCTATGTCACCGGCACCGGCGTCACCATGACGCTGGCCGATCTCGACGAGTTCTTCAACGCCACGTACCATCAGAACATGCTGGCCTATTACAACTAAGGCAGAGTGATTCTGACCACGTATCTGGTCACCCCCGGTTTGAAAACAGCAGCGCTCCACGGAGCGCTGCTTGTTTTTCATCCTGGCTCCGGCGCCACCGTCGCCCTGACCGACAACCTGTTGGCCGCGTTCACGGCGCTGATGCGCCGTAGCGCCACACGTGCGGAATTGCTGTCCGTTCTGGCTGGCGAATTGCCGGCCGAACAGGCCGATGCCCTGCTCGATGATTGCCTGCGCCTGCTGCGCCAGCAGCAGCTCATCTGCCGGCTCGATGCGCCAGTTGATGGTGCCACTACCGTCAGCGCAAACCGCGCGGCCATTCCCCCGACCACACCGGCGGCGCCATGAAACTGGCCGAGCTTCCCTATGGCCAATTTCGCCGACGGCTGGCCGGTGCCGGCATCACGCTGGCGCTGGCACCGTATCGCGCCCATATCCGCACCTCGCTGCGCCGCGCCGCCGACGGCATTTACGCGCTGTACGGCGAGTACTCCGTGATCGAAAACGAAGCCTGTCCGGATTTCCGGGTGGCGGTGACCGCGCCATTCTTGCGACGCTGGTGGCGGCCGCAGGTACAGTTTCTGTTCGACGGGTTCGCGCCGTTCAAGCCGCTGCCAGCGGATCAGGCTCATGCGATGTTCGAATGGGGTCTGAACTGGTGTGTCGGCAATCTCGACCACACCCGGGTAATTCTGCACGCCGCAGTGCTGGAGCGGGCCGGCCGGGCGCTGATCCTGCCCGGCGAACCGGGCGCCGGCAAAAGCACGCTGACGGCCGCACTGTGCCAGCAAGGCTTTCGCCTGCTGTCCGATGAGCTCTGTTTGATCGACCCGGCGACGCTGGCCATCACCCCGGTGCCGCGCCCGGTCAGCCTGAAAAACGCCTCGATTCCGTTGATTCAGGTGCGCTACCCGAATGCGCAGTTCAGCCAGGCCGCCCGCGACACCCTGAAAGGCACCGTCGCCCATATGCAGCCACCGTCGGATGCCGTTTTGCGCGGTGAGCAAGCGGCCCTGCCCGGCTTCATCGTGTTTCCGCGCTACGTCGCCGGCAGCGCCACCGACTGGCAAACCGTGCCGCGCCATGTCGCGGTGCTGCGCTGTGTCGAACAGAGTTTCAATTACAGTCTGCACGGCGAAACCGGCTTCCACACGCTGGTGGAGTTGGCCCGCGCCAGCCATTGCCACAGCCT contains:
- a CDS encoding outer membrane beta-barrel protein; translation: MKKFAVIALAMGLSPLVAAEQYVQVQIGQASTDSVADFCDYLDAVTSGTPGVSTKCDDKDTTYRISYGYMIDDMFAVEGGYQDLGTAEAKASAGPDSVRFMTDTKGYDVTGVARWKLNDEFTLVGRLGVMYWEQDFDYKSNSTSLYSDDDSGTSFLYGIGAEYMMLSFSYEIIDQVGDNKLEGFDIGDDVGRFSLGAKFTF
- a CDS encoding nucleoside deaminase; amino-acid sequence: MNSELTISLPGWVRDEVDFGQRYPDDPSRMALAVQLARRNVEQDSGGPFGAAIFDQHSGELLSVGVNRVVPLHNCTLHAEMLAFMFAQQRVGSHSLNQPGQPSRTLYTSCSPCAMCLGASLWSGVRRIVIAARREDAQAIGFEEGPVFPASEQYLRERGMVIDHDVLRDEGRAVLQRYAELDRLRYNG
- the trmB gene encoding tRNA (guanosine(46)-N7)-methyltransferase TrmB, which produces MAPTDNSDIARTEDRRPLRHIRSFVRREGRFTDRQKAAIDMLLPQWGRHVADGPIALSDWFGNDHPTWLEIGFGMGQSLVQQASAHPEINFLGIEVHRPGVGACLTAAQTAKVTNLRVYEEDAIEVLNRCLADGVFKRVQLFFPDPWPKARHHKRRIVQTEFAQLMRRKLKIGGIFHMATDWENYAEHMRDVMNVAEGYQNESATGDYVPRPTSRPLTKFEARGHRLGHGVWDLMYRRIS
- a CDS encoding thiazole synthase — encoded protein: MSTTDSFVLAGKTYHSRLLVGTGKYKDLAETRAAIEASGAEIVTVAIRRTNIGQNPNEPNLLDVIPPSRYTILPNTAGCYTADDAVRTCRLARELLDGHDLVKLEVLGDQKTLYPDIPETLKAAAKLVKDGFKVMAYTSDDPITAKKLEDLGCIAVMPLAAPIGSGLGIRNPYNIKLILDNAKVPILVDAGVGTASDAAIAMELGCDGVLMNTAIAAAKDPVLMASAMRKAIEAGREAFRAGRMPRKLYASASSPIDGTIF
- the thiS gene encoding sulfur carrier protein ThiS, which gives rise to MQIVLNGQTHELEADLTVADLLSREQLAGKRVAVELNGDILPRSRHGEQRLQPGDRIEIVHAIGGG
- a CDS encoding HprK-related kinase A, which translates into the protein MKLAELPYGQFRRRLAGAGITLALAPYRAHIRTSLRRAADGIYALYGEYSVIENEACPDFRVAVTAPFLRRWWRPQVQFLFDGFAPFKPLPADQAHAMFEWGLNWCVGNLDHTRVILHAAVLERAGRALILPGEPGAGKSTLTAALCQQGFRLLSDELCLIDPATLAITPVPRPVSLKNASIPLIQVRYPNAQFSQAARDTLKGTVAHMQPPSDAVLRGEQAALPGFIVFPRYVAGSATDWQTVPRHVAVLRCVEQSFNYSLHGETGFHTLVELARASHCHSLHYSQLDDAIPLLQQTLDHWTVPPAAAAESGEPTA